The segment AGCAATCGGTGCGGATGACGCGGTTCCAGTACTTCTGGAGCTAAGCCGAATCCGGGACGGCGAGACACTGATGGGAGCACTAGCGAGGGAGTTCGATGAGCTTGACCGAGAATTTGACCGCGAACTTATTTATAGATTGTTTGCGGTAGGGCGGTTCCTCTTTATACTCGACGGGTTGGACGAGGTCGCGTCGGAACGGCGCCGCGAAATGCTTGCACAGATCGAGGAGCTAGGGCGCGGTTCAGAGAAGAGCGCGCTTGTCGTCACCACTCGGCCCGAGACGCCCCTCCCGAATATATCAGGCGCACGCACGGTAACGATACGTCCGCTTACCCTCGGGCAAGCTGAGTCGCTAGTACGACGCTATGATCGCGCACTCGGAGAGTTGGACATTGGAGCGCGGCTAACGACTCGGTTTCCTGCTATCCCCAAACGTTTCCTGCAGACACCCCTGCTAGTCACTCTACTCTATCGGACATTTGCCTACACGAAGTCGATCGAGGTAAGCATCACAATCTTCTACGACGAGCTCTTCAATGCACTTTATAAAGGCCATGACTTGACCAAGTCTGGATACGTCCGCGACAAGGCGTCTGAACTAGATGTCGCGACCTTTCGTCGTTTGCTCCGGGCGTTTTCGTTTCTCACAATTGTTAACCAAAAAGCGACTAGTCTTCGTGGCGAGGCTGAAGCACAAGAATTCACCACGTCTGCGAGTGGACTTAGTTCGGTTTCCCCGGCGTCCTCCGCAGCTTTCGTTGAAGACTTACTCTCTGCTGTACCGCTGCTCGTGCGTGAAGGCAACGCTTTGCGCTTCGTACATAAATCGATTGCTGAGTTCTTCGCCGCCGAGTACCTGGTCTACGGCGACCCAGATGGGGAGCAGATGATCAGTGACATCCTGAATGGCGCACTCGTGGGGCGTTTCGCTGAGGTGCTGGACTTCATTGCTGATCTTGACCCTCCACTTTTCCGGCGAGCCGTGGTGGCACCGGTAGCAAGTCAAGCAGCGCTACATGCGCCCGATGACGACCCACTCTTTCGTACATTGACGTTCATGGGCACGGTTGTACTCGGGAGGTGGCCTGCGTCAACGCAGGAGGACGAAACCGACCCGCCATTTCCGGCATGGAGCATGTCGTACTTCTTCGGAGAACACGATGGCTCGCCCGCCGAGATCCATGTTGTCCTTGGAAACCCGCGCTCAAACCTATCACCTGCCATTTGGAGGCAGATCACCGAAGTAATTCCTTACGCTCAGCGGCGTGGGCACAACGAGGCGGGGTTCTCTATTCTCGCAAGGGAGCTTCCAGAAAAGAAATGGATTCCAATCACTGACGCGTCAGTTCGGGCCGCAGCGAAAGACGCCAATGTGCGTGATATACTCACGAGTGCATTAACACTGCTCAGTCGAATGCGCAAACAGGAGCCGCGCCTTCTGAGCGATGGTAAAATTAGGGAAGTCGCAGAAAAGTGCCACCTTGATCGGTTGGAACGTGACAGCCTGCGCTCGTTCCTTCGTCGCAGGCCGTAGACTGCAGCTTGATCTTTGCAGACCATCAAACTAGCACACTACTGCCGCCAAGGCTCTTAGAACGGTCACGTGAGTACTGAACCACCTCACTTGGCCGCGCAACGAAGATTTGTAATGAGCTCCTCGCAGAAACCGCACAGCTACACCACCGTCTCCCCCTACCTCATCGTAGATGGCGCCGGCGCGACCATCAACTTCCTGGTGCGGGTCTTCGGCGCCGTCGAGTTGCGCCGATTCCCTGACGACGCGGGCAAGCTCGTGCACGCCGAAGTGCGCATCGACGACACGGTGGTGATGCTCGCCGACGGCGTCGAAGGGTGGCCGCCGGTCCCCTCCCACGTGCACGTCTACGTCGCGGACGTAGACGACACGTACCGGCGCGCGCTGGACGCGGGGGCGACCTCCGTGCAGGAGCCGGTCAAGAAGGATGACGCCGACAAGCGCGGCGGCATCAAAGACCCGGGCGGCACCACCTGGTGGATCGCGACCATGGTGGGGTAGCCCCGCAGATGGGCGACGACATCCTGTTGCCGATCGATTGGATTGCGCGCCGCGTCGGGGACGCGCCGCTGCTGCTCGCCGTTCCCGCCGGCGCGAGCCCGCCGCTTCCGGCCGTGCTCTGGTTCCACGGGCTGAGCGTGGACAAGGAGACGCACCGCAAGGAACTGGAGAGGATCGCGGGGGCGGGGTTCCTGGCGGTGGGGGTGGACGCGGCGGGGCACGGCGAGCGGCGGCTCCCCGATCTGGACGCGCGCATCGACGTGTCGCGCGAGGAGACGATCCGCTTCATGCTCGGGCTGGTGGAGGAGACGGCGCGCGAGGTGCCCGGCATCGTGAGGGCGCTGGTGGACGAGGGGCTCGCGGACGCCGAACGGGTGGCGCTGGTGGGGATCTCGATGGGCGGCTACGTGGTCTACCGCGCGCTGCTGGAGGAGCCGCCGGTACGCGCGGCGGTGGCGATCCTCGGCTCGCCAGAGTGGCCGCGCCCGGACAGCCCGCACCACGGGCTGGAGGCGTTTCGCAGGGTGGCGCTCCTTTCGATCACGGCGGAGAACGACGACAACGTGCCGCCGGGCCCCGCGCGCGAGCTTCACCGCAGGCTCGGCGAATCGGAGCGGGCGCGCTACGTGGAGCTGCCCGGCGCCGTGCACCTGATGGGCGAGGAGGACTGGGAGCGGACGATGGAGGAGATGCTCCGCTGGCTCGCGCTGCACATCGGGTAGCGTCGCGAAACAGCGAACGCCGGCCGTGCAGCCGCGACAGCCACGTCGCGCATCGCGCGGCCGGCGTTGTACTTCCGCCGAACGGCGCCGCGGAGTGGGTGCGGGAGCATCTAAGTGGATGCGGGAGCGGAGCTTCGTTGATGATGCTTCTGGTCCGGTATCTGCATTTTGCGCCCCACGTGAGTTGAAGGACGGCCCCTGTCCGAGCGCCCGCACAGCGAGAGAGCTCCACCGATGAAGCTGGTGATCTTTGGCCTTACCATCAGCTCGTCGTGGGGGAACGGCCACGCGACGCTCTGGCGGGGGCTTTGCCGCGCGCTGGCCCGGCAGGGGCACCGGGTGGTCTTCTTTGAGCGCGACGTTCCCTACTACGCCGGCAGCCGCGACCTGTGGGAGATCCCCGGCGGCGAGCTGGTCCTGTACCGCGACTGGGACGAGGTGCTCCCCGCCGCGCGCCGCCACGCGGCCGATGCGGATGTGGCGATGGTCACCTCGTACTGCCCCGACGGGATCGCCGCCACCGAGCTGGTGCTGGACTCGCCGGCGCCGGCGCGCGTCTTCTACGACCTGGACACCCCCGTCACCCTGGATGCGCTGCGCAGTGGGGCGCCGGTGTCGTACATCGGGGAGCGCGGGCTGCGCGACTTCGACCTGGTGCTCTCCTTTACCGGCGGCGCGGCGCTCACGCA is part of the Longimicrobium sp. genome and harbors:
- a CDS encoding NACHT domain-containing protein; this encodes MEKADDVPSAELRRDGARTFVVDGAGMGKSTYVRHLINEAIGADDAVPVLLELSRIRDGETLMGALAREFDELDREFDRELIYRLFAVGRFLFILDGLDEVASERRREMLAQIEELGRGSEKSALVVTTRPETPLPNISGARTVTIRPLTLGQAESLVRRYDRALGELDIGARLTTRFPAIPKRFLQTPLLVTLLYRTFAYTKSIEVSITIFYDELFNALYKGHDLTKSGYVRDKASELDVATFRRLLRAFSFLTIVNQKATSLRGEAEAQEFTTSASGLSSVSPASSAAFVEDLLSAVPLLVREGNALRFVHKSIAEFFAAEYLVYGDPDGEQMISDILNGALVGRFAEVLDFIADLDPPLFRRAVVAPVASQAALHAPDDDPLFRTLTFMGTVVLGRWPASTQEDETDPPFPAWSMSYFFGEHDGSPAEIHVVLGNPRSNLSPAIWRQITEVIPYAQRRGHNEAGFSILARELPEKKWIPITDASVRAAAKDANVRDILTSALTLLSRMRKQEPRLLSDGKIREVAEKCHLDRLERDSLRSFLRRRP
- a CDS encoding alpha/beta fold hydrolase; the encoded protein is MDRDHGGVAPQMGDDILLPIDWIARRVGDAPLLLAVPAGASPPLPAVLWFHGLSVDKETHRKELERIAGAGFLAVGVDAAGHGERRLPDLDARIDVSREETIRFMLGLVEETAREVPGIVRALVDEGLADAERVALVGISMGGYVVYRALLEEPPVRAAVAILGSPEWPRPDSPHHGLEAFRRVALLSITAENDDNVPPGPARELHRRLGESERARYVELPGAVHLMGEEDWERTMEEMLRWLALHIG
- a CDS encoding VOC family protein: MSSSQKPHSYTTVSPYLIVDGAGATINFLVRVFGAVELRRFPDDAGKLVHAEVRIDDTVVMLADGVEGWPPVPSHVHVYVADVDDTYRRALDAGATSVQEPVKKDDADKRGGIKDPGGTTWWIATMVG